One genomic region from Alosa alosa isolate M-15738 ecotype Scorff River chromosome 12, AALO_Geno_1.1, whole genome shotgun sequence encodes:
- the rab14l gene encoding RAB14, member RAS oncogene family, like has product MATAPYNYSYIFKYIIIGDMGVGKSCLLHQFTEKKFMADCPHTIGVEFGTRIIEVSGQKIKLQIWDTAGQERFRAVTRSYYRGAAGALMVYDITRRSTYNHLSSWLTDARNLTNPNTVIILIGNKADLEAQRDVTYEEAKQFAEENGLLFLEASAKTGENVEDAFLEAAKKIYQNIQDGSLDLNAAESGVQHKPSAPQGGRLTSEPQPQREGCGC; this is encoded by the exons ATGGCCACCGCACCGTACAACTATTCCTACATTTTCAAATACATCATCATTG GGGACATGGGGGTAGGAAAGTCATGTTTGCTTCATCAGTTCACAGAAAAGAAAT TCATGGCGGACTGCCCCCACACGATCGGCGTGGAGTTTGGCACGAGGATAATCGAGGTGAGCGGGCAGAAGATCAAGCTGCAGATCTGGGACACGGCGGGTCAGGAGCGCTTCAGGGCCGTCACACGCAGCTACTACAGGGGAGCCGCCGGGGCGCTTATGGTCTACGACAttaccag GAGAAGCACATATAACCACCTCAGCAGCTGGCTCACTGACGCCAGGAACCTCACCAATCCCAATACT GTGATCATCCTCATAGGAAACAAAGCAGACCTAGAGGCACAGAGGGATGTCACGTACGAAGAGGCAAAGCAGTTTGCTGAGGAGAACG GTCTGCTGTTTTTGGAGGCGAGTGCAAAAAC GGGCGAGAATGTGGAGGACGCCTTCCTTGAAGCGGCCAAGAAGATCTACCAGAACATTCAGGACGGCAGTCTGGACCTAAACGCGGCCGAGTCGGGTGTCCAGCACAAGCCTTCGGCGCCACAGGGCGGCCGGCTAACCAGTGAGCCGCAGCCCCAGAGGGAAGGCTGCGGCTGCTAA